The proteins below come from a single Metarhizium brunneum chromosome 1, complete sequence genomic window:
- the ISOC2 gene encoding Isochorismatase domain-containing protein 2: MAGPSAPTELRFKNPAVLFVITARPVLHARAASPASAAVCDLQEKFRNAIYEFDSIVATTTKLLTFANAVNIPVHATTQTAAKLGPTVPALASLLPSPPHDKTKFSMLIPPLAAALPPASRVALVGIESHICITQTALDLRDAGHFPYVIADAVSSCNRTEVIIALDRLRAEHGVTVTSSESWMYECMGDASNPAFKTLIGVVKGAVADTKKVLETLPPTSKI, from the exons ATGGCTGGTCCTTCCGCCCCTACAGAGCTGCGCTTCA AGAACCCCGCCGTCTTGTTCGTCATCACCGCCCGACCTGTTCTTCACGCGCGCGCCGCCTCACCAGCCAGTGCCGC GGTCTGCGATCTCCAGGAAAAGTTCCGCAATGCCATCTACGAGTTCGACAGCAT TgtagccaccaccaccaagctgCTCACCttcgccaacgccgtcaacaTCCCCGTCCACGCAACCACCCAGACGGCCGCCAAGCTCGGCCCTACCGTCCCCGCGCtcgcctccctcctcccctcgccgccgcacgacaagaccaagttcTCCATGCTCATCCCCccgctggccgccgccctgccgcccgcctcgcgcgtcgccctcgtcggcatcgAGTCCCACATCTGCATCACCCAGACCGCCCTCGACCTCCGCGACGCAGGCCACTTCCCCTACGTcattgccgacgccgtcagCAGCTGCAACAGGACAGAGgtcatcatcgccctcgACAGGCTGCGCGCTGAGCATGGCGTCACCGTCACCTCTTCCGAGAGCTGGATGTACGAGTGCATGGGCGACGCTTCCAACCCAGCCTTCAAGACCTTGATTGGCGTCGTCAAGGGTGCCGTTGCCGACACCAAAAAGGTCCTCGAGACGTTGCCGCCGACTTCCAAGATTTAG